The nucleotide sequence AGGAGGAGGACATTTGGCTACGCTACGACGAACCTTTACCGTTGACTCTTCTAACATGATTTTCACTTATCGATATGCAGTTGTTTTAGACGACCCTGCTGACGCTAGAGGACATGGAGGTTTGCACAGGCCACATTTCAATGCACGGCTCATCGGGAGTGACGGCGAAGAAATTGGGTGTACAGGCTACTCTGTAGTGGTAGAGCCTAATTTACCTGACTATATTAGAACCTGTGTTGGCATGGACTGGGCTATGGATGAAAAAAACATCGGTTGTCCGCCAGAAAATGTGAATGACGGCGCTGCCCATTATAATCCACACCCAAGAAATGGCTGCCGGGGAAACAATCTGGATATATACTACAAGAATTGGTCTACGGTATCTATGGTATTAAATGAATACATAGGGCAAGAGGTTACCATAGAATTTACGGCGGCAGACTGTGTGCCTGGCGCTCATTTAGGATATGCCTATGTAGACACTGAGTGTGCTCCACTAAACCTTTCCCAAACCCAGCCAATCTGCAGTGGCACAGAAGAGCGTACCATAGAGGCTCCCGAAGGCTTCGAATCTTACAGTTGGTCTGGCCCAGGCATTGTTTCCGGCGAAAATGAACAAGTGGTCACTGTAAACAGGTCTGGAACTTATACCGTTACCATAATGCCGATTTCAGACAACCCATGCCCGACAGAACTGGAATATGTGGTAGAAGAAACTTGTCCACCAAGAGCATACAACGCCAGTGTCTGCGAAACTGAATTAAATACTCTAGAGGCTGAAAACATTGACCTAAGCAACTATGAATCCTTGATAACAGAAAATGGTCTATACGGAGAAGTAATCGCTTGGCATACAGAATTACCTGCGAACAACGCCAATCTAATCATAGATCATAACATAACAGTCCAGCATCAAGATACGGTTTATGCTATCTCCTCATTTGAAGACATCAGAACAGATACTGTACCTTTAGCTTGGACTGTCCAAAACATGCCTGAAATTAGCTTTCCTGACCAAGAACCTTTGTGCGAAGGGAGCAATCCAGTTACCATTGAAAATGTAACACCTCAAGGAGGGACGTATTTCGGTGACCATACTACCGAGTCAGGCACATTTAACCCCGAAGAAGCGGGAGTTTTCACTTTGTCCTACACTTATACAACAGAAGAAGGATGCTCTGACACGGCAACAAATACCATTGAAGTCATTCCCCCTCCAATAGTCAATGCAGGAAACGATCTATCAATTTGTGCTACCGAACAAGAGGTAGTTTTATCTGCAGACTCTGCCAATGCTACTAGTTTACAATGGAGTGGAAGCGGAAATTTTTCACCTGATGCATCGTCTATTTCACCTACTTACGCACCTTCTGAAGAGGAAAAGTCTAATGGCATAGCAACGCTAACTCTTACAGCAACGGGAATTGCTCCTTGCCCTGTCATAACTGATACCGTCAGCATTACCATAGTTCCTGAGCCTAGAGCAGATGCAGGTGAGGACCAATTGCTGTGCAGCGACGTTACAATGATTAACCTAGAAGGTTTTGCAGAAAACCATGAATCTGTCACTTGGACTGGAGGCTCTGGAAGCTTTTCCCCTAATGACCAACAGACCACCACTTACACCCTAGCCCCAGGAGAAACTGAACATGAATACTTAACCTTGACACTAACAGTAGCAAGAGATTCTTTATGCGATCCTGCCTATGATGAAGTTGAGATAAGGTTTGCCTTACTGCCTACCGCCGATGCTGGGCCAGACACTAATGTATGTGCTAACAATGCAGAAGTAAACCTTTCAGGCACTATCACAAATGCCCCAGAAAGCATCTGGTCAGGAGGACATGGCTCATTCTCTCCATCTCCTAATGTGGTCGATGCAATATATCACCCAACAGAAGATGAAGCAAATACAGGACAAGTCACCCTGACATTGAGTACTACAGGAAGCGAAGTCTGCCCTGATGTCTCAAACCAGGTAACCATACAAATATACCCATCTCCCAATGTTGACGCAGGTCCTCCAGTAGAGATTTGCGCCAACGAAGAACAACTTACCCTGCAAGGAACAGCTTCAAATGCCTCTAACATTATATGGTCAGGTGGTGCAGGTTCTTTTTCACCATTAAATGAAGCTTCCACAACCTATACGGTAGCTCCAAATGATATACTCAGCAGGGTATTTACTTTAACGTTAACTGCCGAAGAAGAAGGCTGTTTGCCTGAATCCGACGAAACCACTATAACCATACACCCATTTCCTGAACTAGAAACCCCTAATATGACTACCTGTGAAGGTGAAGAGGCCACCATTACAACCACTAACATTCCAGGAGCATCTTATCTATGGAACTCAGACAACGGCAGTACAAGCAATGAAGGACATACACTAAACGTCTTAACGGAACCTGGCGAGCAAGAATTTCAGGTCACAGTCACTTCGCCAGAAGGGTGTACCGCTACGGATAGTATGGTTTTAAAGGGTGTTCCCCATCCAATAATATCGGTAAATGACACGGCCACTTGTGTCAACAAAGATTTAAGAATGATAGTGGAGTTGATTAACGAAGATGATCTTGACCCTTCCTCCTTATCCTTCCAGTGGACAAAAGACAATCAGGTAGTATCCAATAGCCATGACTTTTACACTACCGCAATAGAAAACTTTACCACTGAAATTACGGTGAGCAATGGCTGCCCAACAACAGAGCAAGCCTCTGTAACAGTGCATCCTGTCCCTACAGGCGACTTAGGGCGAAACCATATGGTATGCCGAGAAGAAGATGAGTTTGTCACCTTAGACCCAGGAGAAGCCGATGCTTATCTATGGCATCGACATGAAGACTCATCCAGGACGTTGGAAGCAAAAGACCCAGGTCTATACCAGGTAACACTTGCCAATGAATTTGGTTGCGAAACGACCCTCGAAACAGAAGTAAGGGAAGTTTGTCCACCGAGCCTGCACATCTCAAATGCATTTAGTCCCAATGGCGATGGCAGCAATGACAAATACACCGTGTACCATAAAAATGTAACAAATTTCCAAATGCTCATTTTTAACCGCTGGGGAGAAATCATCTTTGAAAGCGTAGACCCTGATGAAGCATGGGATGGGTATTACCGGGGAGACCCTATGCCGGTAGGAGTATACCCATGGAGAATTACCTATGAAGGAAACTCAGAAGAATACAGAGGGCCTTATAAAAAACAAGGGAGTGTAACATTGATAAGGTAATCAATTACATGTAGTAAATGGCTAAATCAACAAAGGCTATAAAAGCACCGTTATTAATGTTCAGCATACTGTTTTGCGCACTATGCCAGCACCTTCATGCCCAAGACATTCAGTTTTCTCAATTTTACGCTACACCACTTTATCAAAACCCTGCATTTGCTGGAAGTGCACACGCCACACGCTTTATACTACACCAGCGCTTGCAATGGCCTTCTTTAGATGCAAGGTACATTACTTCGATGTTTTCTGCCGACCATTATTTTGAAAAGCAAAGAAGTGGAGTCGGGATTATAGCCTTTAGGGACTGGCAAGGCGCCAGCATTATCAATTCCAGTCATATTGGCCTACAGTATGCTTACGAATTACCAATTTCTGAAAAACTGACCTTTAGAGCAGGATTGGAAGCGTCTTTTGTTTCCAGAAGCCTAAACTATGCGCTATTGACTTTCCCAGACCAATACTCTGTGGCAGGCTTTCTGGACAACCCCACCAATGAACCTTTAGATGGCAGTTCTGTCACTTATGCAGATCTCTCTTCAGGTGGCATACTGTACCATGAAAACTTTTGGGTAGGACTTTCTGCCCATCACATGAATACACCCAACCAGTCTTTTTATGGAGACCTAAGCAACCTGCCTGTCAAATGGGCTGTAACAGGGGGCTACAAAATTGTCTTGAGAAAAAACCAATCAACAGCATCTTTAGAAGAAAAAACTTTCTCAATAACCCCTACTTTTCACTATAAGACCCAAGGAAGGTCTGACCAAACAGATATAGGGTTATATGCACTGTATGATAATATTATTGCAGGTGTGTGGTACCGTGGGATACCATATTTAAAAAGATACCGTGAGTACCTTCACAACAATGAGTCAATGGTTGTACTTTTGGGGTTCAAAATTGATAATCTCAGCATTTCATACAGCTATGATGTTACAGTATCAAAACTTGCTGGCGCACAAACAGGAGGCAGCCATGAGATTAACCTAACATACCTTACAGACTGGCCACCACGTCGTGGTAAACCTAGAAGAAAGCTCCCATGTCCACGGTTTTAGCGGGAAGGTAATACAGCATACAAAACTCACCCTTAAACCTGTATAACAGGAGACTTAAACCCAAAGTATTACAAAGAATATCCGTGTTGGTTTTGATATAATATAGGAGACATGAGTGACTTGAAGCTGTTTTTGACACACAGTATACACTTCCTATTTCCCGTTGTAAACTTTTTTTGACACAAGATGTTTTTTTACATCAGAAAAATATCAAGAAACATGACCAATAAGGACTTTGCCCTCGTGCTGTCTGGCGGAGCAGCTAGGTGCATTGCACAACTAGGTATTTTACAAGCACTAGAGGAAAACAATATAAAACCTGCTGTAATTTCCGGAGTAAGTGGAGGTTCCATAGTGGGAGCTTTTTACTGTAATGGATACACCCCTAAAGAGACCCTCCAAATAATTAAAGAAACCTCCATTCTAAAAGCTCTAAGGCCAACATGGAGCCCTGGTTTGCTTAAACTGAGCAAAGCAGAAGAAATTTTCCGGAAATATCTTAAAGCAGAAACATTTGAGGCATTAGAAACCCCTCTTTTTATTAGCGCATGCGATGTTGAAAATCCAAAAAACATTGCGTTTTCAGAAGGAGAAATTATACCTCCCCTACTAGGAAGCTGCTCCTTGCCTCCATTGTTCAGGGCTGTAGAATACAATGGAAAAAAATTAGCAGATGGAGGAATTGTCAACAACCTGCCCGTTGAGCCCGTCAAAAACTACAAAAAAATAATAGGTGTAAACGTTAACTTGGTCAAAACCAATATACCACCAGACTCTTTAGTCCATTATACAGAATGGGTCATCGATGTGGTGGTAAACAACAACATAAAAGAGAGCATCAAACAATGCCATTTATTTCTAGAACCACCCAAAATGAAGAACTTTCACCTGATAGATGTAATGAAAGCCGATGACATGTTTGAAGTGGGCTATAAGCATGCGAATGAAAATATGGATAAAATATCAAAGTTAATCAACTCACATTGAAATGCTAATGTATTTTAATCTCCTTACAACAACCAGCATTAAGAATTATGAAAAATAAAATCTATTTTTTGGGCCGTGCTTTAGTATCTACATAAAACCCTTCCCCTATTTTATTTCCGATCAAGCTCAAACCTTCCTGCTCATAGGGCGTGCAAGGCAAAGGGTGGTTGTGACATAAATCACCCTCCTCAGGAAGGTAAAGGTCAAAGCCAGGCTTCTGCACCTGTTTTACCGAAACTTGTTCATAAGGTTGAGGATATAAAACATGCTCTAACAGGCTTACTCCTTCCAGTTCTTTATAAATAGACCAAGCAGAGAAAGCAAGCATAACAGCACAACAGGATATAGCCATCACCCTCCTAAATTTATACAAAGCCATATAAGTAACTACAAGAAAGCAGCTAATAATAAAACCATGGGCAAAGCGAAAGTATGGTGCCATATAAAACCAAAAGACCACCCCTGCAAAAGAAAGCAAATACAATAATATTAGTATTGTGCTTATTTGACTTTTTCTAACACGAAACAAGACAATAGCCGGCGAAATGAGCATAACAAGAAATATCGTGTGTTCCACAAATGTTTTGTTTTGCCACCAAATCTTAAACCATTCCTGAAAAGGGAGCTTACTGGCCCATTCCCAATTATAAGAAGCTGTACGGGCAAAACTCTTCACCCACTCTTTTTCAGTTACTACCAAATCATAAGGCACCTTCCATTGAAAAGAGAAAATATCAATATAAGGGAATGGGTATATTAAATAACCGGAAATTATTGCATTTCTG is from Cytophagaceae bacterium ABcell3 and encodes:
- a CDS encoding patatin-like phospholipase family protein — encoded protein: MTNKDFALVLSGGAARCIAQLGILQALEENNIKPAVISGVSGGSIVGAFYCNGYTPKETLQIIKETSILKALRPTWSPGLLKLSKAEEIFRKYLKAETFEALETPLFISACDVENPKNIAFSEGEIIPPLLGSCSLPPLFRAVEYNGKKLADGGIVNNLPVEPVKNYKKIIGVNVNLVKTNIPPDSLVHYTEWVIDVVVNNNIKESIKQCHLFLEPPKMKNFHLIDVMKADDMFEVGYKHANENMDKISKLINSH
- a CDS encoding type IX secretion system membrane protein PorP/SprF, with product MAKSTKAIKAPLLMFSILFCALCQHLHAQDIQFSQFYATPLYQNPAFAGSAHATRFILHQRLQWPSLDARYITSMFSADHYFEKQRSGVGIIAFRDWQGASIINSSHIGLQYAYELPISEKLTFRAGLEASFVSRSLNYALLTFPDQYSVAGFLDNPTNEPLDGSSVTYADLSSGGILYHENFWVGLSAHHMNTPNQSFYGDLSNLPVKWAVTGGYKIVLRKNQSTASLEEKTFSITPTFHYKTQGRSDQTDIGLYALYDNIIAGVWYRGIPYLKRYREYLHNNESMVVLLGFKIDNLSISYSYDVTVSKLAGAQTGGSHEINLTYLTDWPPRRGKPRRKLPCPRF
- a CDS encoding gliding motility-associated C-terminal domain-containing protein translates to MRKCTSIKFSAKEATQVFRKFARVWLAIFLLTSCFSSNAQEHSHEETDLRILAEDLWFEASKELASLHIPESEKHDFYVYASEQLHKEKILFFLHVFKGLITEENLDKYINNMRSSRKEAYQKFLRAPKDKKKPTPTPRPGLRLKSDEACYNMGFETGTFVEWEGALRNRHIGNQAFPEVAIPGPWEEGFNQHCIMTPDMTDPLIPDLPVVAPGRTNAVRLGNTIGGGHLATLRRTFTVDSSNMIFTYRYAVVLDDPADARGHGGLHRPHFNARLIGSDGEEIGCTGYSVVVEPNLPDYIRTCVGMDWAMDEKNIGCPPENVNDGAAHYNPHPRNGCRGNNLDIYYKNWSTVSMVLNEYIGQEVTIEFTAADCVPGAHLGYAYVDTECAPLNLSQTQPICSGTEERTIEAPEGFESYSWSGPGIVSGENEQVVTVNRSGTYTVTIMPISDNPCPTELEYVVEETCPPRAYNASVCETELNTLEAENIDLSNYESLITENGLYGEVIAWHTELPANNANLIIDHNITVQHQDTVYAISSFEDIRTDTVPLAWTVQNMPEISFPDQEPLCEGSNPVTIENVTPQGGTYFGDHTTESGTFNPEEAGVFTLSYTYTTEEGCSDTATNTIEVIPPPIVNAGNDLSICATEQEVVLSADSANATSLQWSGSGNFSPDASSISPTYAPSEEEKSNGIATLTLTATGIAPCPVITDTVSITIVPEPRADAGEDQLLCSDVTMINLEGFAENHESVTWTGGSGSFSPNDQQTTTYTLAPGETEHEYLTLTLTVARDSLCDPAYDEVEIRFALLPTADAGPDTNVCANNAEVNLSGTITNAPESIWSGGHGSFSPSPNVVDAIYHPTEDEANTGQVTLTLSTTGSEVCPDVSNQVTIQIYPSPNVDAGPPVEICANEEQLTLQGTASNASNIIWSGGAGSFSPLNEASTTYTVAPNDILSRVFTLTLTAEEEGCLPESDETTITIHPFPELETPNMTTCEGEEATITTTNIPGASYLWNSDNGSTSNEGHTLNVLTEPGEQEFQVTVTSPEGCTATDSMVLKGVPHPIISVNDTATCVNKDLRMIVELINEDDLDPSSLSFQWTKDNQVVSNSHDFYTTAIENFTTEITVSNGCPTTEQASVTVHPVPTGDLGRNHMVCREEDEFVTLDPGEADAYLWHRHEDSSRTLEAKDPGLYQVTLANEFGCETTLETEVREVCPPSLHISNAFSPNGDGSNDKYTVYHKNVTNFQMLIFNRWGEIIFESVDPDEAWDGYYRGDPMPVGVYPWRITYEGNSEEYRGPYKKQGSVTLIR